DNA sequence from the Rubripirellula tenax genome:
TGGCGAGATGCAAGCTGCGACACAGATCGTGGTCGAGCCTGCGGCGCCGTCCGGTTCGAAACCAACGCGTCGTGCGGAAGAAACCCACGCGGTGTCGAATCGAAAGTCGCCGGTGCCATGGTGGGTCCTTTCGATCGCCGGCCTGTTGTTGTTATTGATTGCCGGATGGACCATGCGGCCCAAACGCACAGCAAGCAAACCGGTTCAACCAACCCGCGAGCGTGAATCCAAACCCGTATCGCGCCCCGTCGTGATCACCGCGGCTTCGCTTGCAAAGTTGGAACTATCGCCGGTGGTCGCAGGATCCGACGAAGTCACCGCGGGTGAGGTTTCGCGGTTCAAGATGCGGTTAAGCAATCAGGCGCTAGACGATAGCGACGACCCTCGAGCGATCAATGCCAAAGCTTCGCTGGTGGCCAATGTGGTGACCTTTTTGACGCCCGCAGGACAAAAGAAACGTCGAGCGCCCACGTTTCCCCGAAAGTTCTCACCGACGCAGTTGCCTCGTCCGGGCGAATCGCAAGAGTTCGAAATTCAAGTCATGACCAAGGGGTTACCCGCCGGCGACTATGACGTCGAGTTCGAATTGCAAACGCCCGGTGGCACGGTGGTTGGCAAAAGCAATTCGCGGTTTTCCGTCGACGAAAATTTGCTGGACAGCGATTTGCTGGGCTTTGAGATCGTTCGTACTCATTCCGGTCGCGGTGCCGACACCTATGTCAGCAGCACGTCCGACGAGGCATTCGGCGGCCGACACGCGTTACAGGCGGTTCGTTTTGCTGGTGACAAAGGCGAGGTCAAAGAGCACATCTATTTCCGCTTCGATTTAGCAGCCACTAAAATCGATCGAAAAAGCATCGACCGCGCCGTGCTGATGCTGACCCTGGGCGGCGAAAGCAATACGGGCAAGAATGAGTTCGGAGTCTACGGGATCGTCGAAGGATTGGGCCCTTTGTGGAAGGAAACGGGCGTCGGCCACTTGGTCTTCCAACAATCACCGCTTCGTTCGGGCACGATGGGGCAAACTTTTTTGGGCACATTGCAGTTCATCAACCCGGTCGACCAATTGAACGACATGCCCGATCACATCAAAATGGCGGGCGAGGCGTTGGATACGTTCTTGCGAACATCCGAGTCCGATTTGGTGACGATCGCTTTGGTGCGACAAAATTGGTCCGAAAAGCGAACCTATTTCCGCAGCAAAGAAGGTTCGCTCGGCAAAGCACCGGCGATTGCAATTCGCGTGAAAAACCCATAGTTGTTTTCCGCGACCAACATGGGTTCACACATGACCGATTCAACGAGCTAAACTGACCATCATGGCTGACTTGACCTCTACCGAATCAGGCCGCACCAGTTCCGTCAACTTGGTGCGTTCGTCGCACCCGTGGACCGAAGCGGATAGCGCCGCGGGCTTCGTGCTTCGCTATTTATCGCCGATGCGTCGCCAATTGACGACGATTTTGGGTACCAGCGAATTGGCCGATGATGCGCTCAAGCTGTTGCTCGGTCACTTGGTTTCCGTTGGATTCGGTGAACACAAGCGGGGCCGTTTGCGAGATTTCTTGCTACGTGGAATTCGATCGGCCGCCAAGAGTGCCGCCGCAGAGATTCCCGAAGCCCAACGGCCGACTTTGGATCTGGAAAGCGTCACGTTGGAATCGAAACAGTGGCTGACGCTTTGGCGAGATGGCCTGCTCGAACGTGCTTGGCGATCACTCGAGCGACAGGAGCACTCGACACCCGATTACCCGGTCTACACGGTGCTGCATGGTGCAACCAAAAGCACGCCCGCGACGCCGGCCATGTTAGCCGCACAAATCGCTTCTGAATCTGGCTTGAAAGTCGACGAAGCGACCATCCAGAAAACTCTGGTCGAAGCGCGGACACTTTTCGCACAATTGATCGCCGACGAAGTTGCCGAAACGCTGGAAGCGCCGACCGGTGAGGACGTCAAACGTGAAATCGC
Encoded proteins:
- a CDS encoding serine/threonine-protein kinase, which codes for MNTAKPKYDFLDPPTRDDEIGRLGPYRIVGLLGQGGMGEVFRAEDGRLKRTVALKMMNKKLAGTSNSRKRFVEEARSMAAVHHDNVATIFEVGLQRGMPYLAMELLKGESLFDRIKSKPKDHRKFSYPEVIRIAREVSCGLAAAHACAIIHRDIKPANIWMEEPSGRAKILDFGLAVAGSDHLTGRGSVVGSPGYLSPEQARNEPVDDRTDLYALGVVLYQLCGGRLPLRSASMSGQLIAILCHAPAPLRTVAPEIPEPFCELVDRLLSKEARDRPKSALALVDLVDDIERNFHGEMQAATQIVVEPAAPSGSKPTRRAEETHAVSNRKSPVPWWVLSIAGLLLLLIAGWTMRPKRTASKPVQPTRERESKPVSRPVVITAASLAKLELSPVVAGSDEVTAGEVSRFKMRLSNQALDDSDDPRAINAKASLVANVVTFLTPAGQKKRRAPTFPRKFSPTQLPRPGESQEFEIQVMTKGLPAGDYDVEFELQTPGGTVVGKSNSRFSVDENLLDSDLLGFEIVRTHSGRGADTYVSSTSDEAFGGRHALQAVRFAGDKGEVKEHIYFRFDLAATKIDRKSIDRAVLMLTLGGESNTGKNEFGVYGIVEGLGPLWKETGVGHLVFQQSPLRSGTMGQTFLGTLQFINPVDQLNDMPDHIKMAGEALDTFLRTSESDLVTIALVRQNWSEKRTYFRSKEGSLGKAPAIAIRVKNP